The Bryobacteraceae bacterium genome includes a window with the following:
- the citC gene encoding isocitrate dehydrogenase [NADP], with product MESYNGVPVPAEGQPVGYQNGRFLVPDNPILPFIEGDGTGPDIWRAAKAVFDAAVEKAYGGRRKVVWYEVFAGEKAFQKFNTWLPEDTLKAIQRFRVAIKGPLTTPVGGGIRSLNVSLRQLLDLYVCMRPVKYYPGVPSPMKRPELLDIVIFRENTEDVYAGIEYKQGTPEAARVIEFLTKEMGARIRPDSGIGVKPVSVTGSKRLVRRAIQYALEYGRRSVTLVHKGNIMKFTEGAFRDWGYEVARDEFAGRVVTEAEAGANPPDGMVIIKDRIADSMFQQLLLRPDEYDVVATPNLNGDYLSDAAAAQVGGLGMAPGANIGDGYGVFEATHGTAPKYAGQDVVNPSSVILSGVMMFEFLGWKEAAQLIEKGVTETIRQKRVTYDLHRLMEGAAKLKTSEFGQAIIGNM from the coding sequence ATGGAATCGTACAATGGCGTACCGGTACCCGCGGAGGGGCAGCCCGTCGGCTATCAGAACGGGCGTTTCCTGGTTCCTGACAATCCGATTCTGCCGTTCATTGAAGGCGACGGCACGGGTCCCGACATCTGGCGGGCGGCGAAAGCGGTATTCGACGCCGCCGTGGAGAAAGCGTACGGCGGACGCAGGAAGGTCGTCTGGTACGAGGTCTTCGCCGGAGAGAAGGCCTTCCAGAAGTTCAACACGTGGCTCCCTGAAGACACCCTGAAGGCCATTCAGCGGTTCCGTGTGGCGATCAAGGGGCCGCTGACCACGCCTGTCGGCGGCGGCATCCGCAGCCTGAATGTCAGCCTCCGCCAGCTGCTCGACCTGTACGTGTGCATGCGCCCCGTCAAATACTATCCGGGCGTTCCCTCGCCGATGAAGCGTCCCGAGCTCCTCGACATCGTCATCTTCCGGGAGAACACGGAGGACGTTTACGCGGGCATTGAATACAAACAGGGAACGCCTGAGGCTGCCAGGGTGATCGAGTTTCTCACGAAGGAAATGGGCGCCAGGATCCGCCCGGATTCCGGCATTGGCGTGAAACCGGTCAGCGTGACGGGCTCCAAACGCCTGGTGCGGCGGGCGATTCAGTATGCGTTGGAATATGGCCGCCGCAGCGTGACGCTTGTGCACAAGGGCAACATCATGAAGTTCACCGAGGGCGCGTTCCGCGATTGGGGCTACGAGGTGGCCAGAGACGAATTCGCCGGCCGCGTCGTGACCGAAGCGGAAGCCGGCGCGAATCCGCCTGATGGAATGGTGATCATCAAAGACCGCATCGCCGATTCGATGTTCCAGCAGCTCCTGCTGCGGCCCGATGAATACGACGTCGTAGCGACGCCCAACCTGAATGGCGACTACCTGTCGGACGCGGCGGCGGCGCAGGTCGGCGGACTCGGCATGGCGCCCGGCGCCAACATCGGCGACGGCTACGGCGTGTTCGAGGCGACGCACGGCACGGCCCCGAAATATGCGGGGCAGGACGTCGTGAACCCTTCGAGCGTGATTCTGTCCGGCGTCATGATGTTCGAGTTTCTCGGCTGGAAGGAGGCGGCGCAGCTCATCGAGAAAGGCGTTACGGAGACGATCCGCCAGAAGCGCGTCACTTACGACCTGCACCGGCTGATGGAAGGGGCTGCGAAGCTGAAGACGAGCGAATTCGGCCAGGCGATCATCGGGAACATGTAG
- the gltA gene encoding citrate synthase, with product MENQNTLTITDNRTGKTYTIPFVDGCIRTMDLRQIKKDEEDFGVMGYDPAFMNTASCRSAITFIDGDKGILRYRGYPIEELAEHCTFLEVAWLLLNGELPSPEELKAWEDSIKHHTMLHETTKKFLEGFRYDAHPMAMLISTVAALSTVYKDARDIFNKDVRRLQMTRLIAKVPTIAAYCYRHSLGYPYVYPDNDLSYTENFMNMLWKMVEPKYHANPVLARALDILFILHADHEQNCSANVMRSVGSSHADPYVALAAAAAALSGPLHGGANEEVLKMLDEIGSKDKVPAYIERVKKGEVKLMGFGHRIYKNYDPRARIIKWTADRVFEVTGRNPKLDIAIELERIALEDEYFIKRKLYPNVDFYSGIIYQAMGFKPEMFTVLFAIPRTVGWLAQWEEMLTDPEQKIARPRQMYVGYGERHVPEKTASSMLAASA from the coding sequence ATGGAAAACCAGAATACTCTCACGATCACCGACAACCGCACCGGGAAGACCTACACGATTCCCTTCGTCGATGGCTGCATCCGCACGATGGATCTTCGTCAGATCAAGAAAGACGAGGAAGACTTCGGCGTCATGGGCTATGACCCTGCGTTCATGAACACGGCCTCCTGCCGGAGCGCTATTACCTTCATCGACGGCGACAAGGGCATCCTGCGCTACAGGGGATACCCGATCGAGGAGCTTGCCGAACACTGCACCTTCCTCGAAGTCGCCTGGCTCCTGCTGAACGGCGAACTGCCTTCGCCCGAGGAGCTGAAAGCCTGGGAGGACTCCATCAAGCATCACACGATGCTGCACGAAACCACCAAGAAGTTCCTCGAAGGCTTCCGCTACGACGCCCACCCGATGGCCATGCTCATCAGCACCGTTGCGGCGCTGTCCACGGTGTACAAGGATGCGCGCGACATCTTCAACAAAGACGTCCGCCGCCTGCAGATGACGCGGCTGATCGCCAAGGTGCCCACCATCGCCGCCTACTGCTACCGCCACAGCCTCGGCTATCCGTACGTCTACCCCGACAACGACCTCAGCTACACCGAGAACTTCATGAACATGCTGTGGAAGATGGTCGAGCCGAAGTACCACGCCAACCCCGTGCTGGCGCGGGCGCTCGACATTCTGTTCATCCTCCACGCGGATCACGAGCAGAACTGCAGCGCCAACGTGATGCGCAGCGTCGGCAGCTCCCACGCCGATCCGTACGTCGCGCTGGCTGCCGCGGCAGCCGCGCTTTCGGGTCCGCTTCACGGCGGCGCCAACGAGGAAGTGCTCAAGATGCTCGACGAGATCGGCTCGAAGGACAAAGTGCCGGCTTACATCGAGCGCGTCAAGAAGGGCGAAGTGAAGCTGATGGGCTTCGGCCACCGGATCTACAAGAACTACGACCCGCGCGCCCGCATCATCAAATGGACGGCCGACCGCGTGTTCGAGGTCACGGGACGCAACCCGAAGCTCGACATCGCCATCGAGCTCGAGCGCATCGCGCTGGAAGACGAGTACTTCATCAAGCGCAAGCTCTATCCCAACGTGGACTTCTACTCCGGCATCATCTACCAGGCCATGGGCTTCAAGCCGGAGATGTTCACCGTGCTGTTCGCCATTCCGCGCACCGTTGGCTGGCTGGCGCAGTGGGAGGAGATGCTGACCGATCCCGAGCAGAAGATCGCCCGCCCGCGCCAGATGTACGTGGGCTACGGCGAACGCCACGTTCCGGAGAAAACGGCCAGCTCCATGCTTGCCGCATCGGCATAG